GGCTGGCTTGATTAGCTTGCATGATTCACCCCCACTTCAATATCCTGGCCCTGGCAGTAAAGGGGTCCGCTGATCTCCAAGTCTGGAATATCCTCAGCGCTCAAGTCTGTCAGTTCCCAGCTAGCCCGATCATCAGGATTGACCTCGGAAAAGTCGGAAGGCTTACGGTATACAATCACATCACTTTTGCGTAGGCAAGCCTGATCGCCATCCCCATAAAAGAGCCGAAACAGGCTAGGGTATTTTTCGTTAGTTTGAAGTGCAAAACAGGACTCCCCAAACTCCTCAGCCTCTGATTGGCTGTTGAACAAGTTAAACGGCACCTCGATGATGTAATCACCACAGTCCCAGCCCGTGATTGACCTGTGCTGTGAACTCCAAGGGTATTGGGGCAATCTATCGACATTGAGACTGCCGTCCATGATTGCCATCAACTCGGGATAAAACCCCCATCGGAACCGTGACACATTCAGCCACAGATCCCAGCTCTTATTGGTGGGATGAATATCGTCCTGTGTCCAGTTCCAAAGATCGTACAAGTCAATCTCTATCGCTGATTCGTCATATTCACAGAGTTCATAGCCGAAGAACTTTACAACGGTCGGTTCGCCCCTTCTTGTAGAGAGAAATAAATTAAGTCTTATGCTGTATGGGATGTGGCAGGTATAGAGATTCTGGCATTTTCATCAGCCGAAGAATCTGCTTTTGAAGATCAGATAGAGGCGTTATGAAGCGTGTCAGGTCTGGCAATAAATAGAGTGTGATTTGGTCAAACGCCTTAAAGAGTTTTTCAGTAGAAGGTCGTTGGGTCGCTCGCTTAGGATTTCCATCGTAGAGCCCTGCTAGGGATTCCTCAGCAGCTTGTAATGCGCGCCGCACAACAAATTCAACCAGGGTAAATGCTTTTAATGCTAGCGTCAGCAAGAACATCAAACCGACAATTCGATTTTGGTTTTGAAAATAGATCGGCAACGCGGGTAGCCGCCCCCGCTTGAAGCGATGAAACCCCCGTTCAACTAGCCACTCCTCTCGATAGTAGAGGACAGCTTGAGGTAGAGGAAGTTGAGAGATGGGGGCATTAGTGACATACAAGCGCCATCCCGCCAATTGCTTGGCTTGTTCAATCGCATCAGTGTCCCGCTCAATGTGGAGGTGAAGTCGGATCTGTGTAACCTCCTTTTTCACTGAGTTACGGATGGGTCTACCCGGTCCCATATAACGGTTTTGAGTATCCGTCTCTACATTCAGGGATACGCAGAAGAATTCCTTCACACGGTGACGTTTGAGAATAGCTTCTACCTTTAGATTGAGTTCCTCTGGCTCTTTGCCTGGTTTTGCCGCTAGCTTATCAAGTGCGTTCTGGGCTCGTTCAAGCCGCTGCTGCAGACCCTGAATCTGCGCTGCCGCAAAACTCTGGGAGTAAACGACCAGATAACGTTCATGCCACTGCACCCATTCTTGAGTGTCTGGATGATACCAAAACTGACCGAGTTCAACCTCAAATCCTTTCCCAACTGCAGCTTCATTCGCATCTTGGGTCGGCAGACGAATCTCTGTACTCGGACTGGGTGGGTTGAACACCCATTGTTTAGCCAGGACGGATGTTGTCCCGTCATGGGTACAGGAAAACAATAGATTCCTCCCTCTGAAGCAATTTGAGCACGGGTCGCAATCGCGGCAGCTTTGCAATCTGCCAAAAGACAAAGTGCTTGTGGCCAATAACTTGAGCCATTTGCTGCCAGGTGGGCCAATACAATGGGTCATCTGCTCCATTACCAGGAAGCGTTGCACTGACTAACGGAATCCCTGCAGGGTCAAGGGTGCCTAGCAGTTGACGGTACTGAAGCAAGTCAGGGCGTTTATCTTGGAGTACCCAAAACGGAGCAGACTCTCTCAGCAGATTCATCTGAGCGATGATGCACACTAAAGCTGGTTGTATCTGCCCTAGCAACCTCTGTCGGTAATTCATAGGCTCGAATCACATGCTGACCAAGGTTCACCTCAATCTGGCGACAAGCTTCTTCCGCTTGGCCAACTTCTTCCACCATCCGGGCCAGACGATCATCGGTTGCATCCTTTTCCCCTATGCCCCAACCAGTGGCCAACTCCAATATCTGACGGTGTGATGTCACCCACGATTCTGCGCCACACAAGCGATGATCTGCTTGAGTCATGATGTAGGTCAACAGCAATACGCTCAATTGACCATAGCTCAATCCTTTACGGTTTCCGTGAGGTTGTTTGAGTTCTTGATCCATCCATTCGACAATCTGCATCTGCTTGAGCCATTCGACGATCAGGGGAATATCATCAACCCGCTCTGAACTGATTTGCACAGCGTCACTCATATACTGAAGGCTCCATTCATTGCTCTGTAGCCTACTGCACTAGCCCATCTCTCCTGTTTGCCTGTTTCGATTGCTCTATGCCTAGCCTCCCAAATCGTTAATTTATTTGGGTTCCCCAGAATAAGCGAACGGGCCGTTACAAGTAGATGGCAGACAGATTCTTCGCTTGGTTCAATATCTGAGAGGTCACAGTTCTCGTCAAATGCCCCATAGCCTTCAGACAAGATGTAATAGGCGTCGAGTCTTGCTTGGGTATGGGTTCTGGTTGTTTTTACACAGGTTAGTTTGCTGTTTAAATAGCTGGCCTCATGGGTTATCCAGAAAATGTTCTGAGTGGGTTGTTGAATAGGGACAGGAGACTGGCCCCCAGAACTTCCAGATTCCTTGATGGGGTGTCCATTTTCCAAAGTCTCAGGTAGAGGGTCGGCAATTATTTGAGAAGACGGGCCAGGAATAATGGTCAGTGTTTCGTCTGTTGTGGCAGTCATTGTTTATCTCCAATAGTTAGGTAATACAGTTTCCATACGGAAATTGAAATGATTAGGTAATACAGATTCCGTACAGATTTTGAAAATTTAAAGGTATTTAATAGGTGCAAAATCGAGAGATTTAGTATCAAGTTGCGATGGCCTAAGGCCGCTCACTGAGCATCGCAAGTTTGGTATCGGGGGGGCGATGGCCTACGGTCGGTCGAAGACCATCGCAAGTGCGACTATAGAAAAGATCAAGACTCTTCTAGAAATCTTTCCATCGCTGGATCATCATCAAACCAGCCATTCCCCCACAAGCCGATCTTTTCTTCCATAAATTTCAAAACTCTAAATGCTGCTTGTTCTGGATCTTCACTTTGAGCAATGATTTCTTGTATTTTTGGTCTTAGCATTTTGTTTTCTCCTTAAAGGAAATATTTTCTAGATAGGCTTTTTAAGGTATTTAGGCAACACAGATTGGGTGTTTTTGCATACCCCCCGAAATGGTTCAATCCAGAATATTGGGCAAAATGAGAATCTGAGTAAATGTCAAAATAAGCCTTTTATAGCAATGCTTTCAGGCATTTCCCCTCTCGTGAATTTTGGATTTGTTTCCAGGTCATTTAAGAATTCGTCTGATGCTGGTGCTAGCTTTCCTTACCTCAAATAGAGAGTTCGCATTCCACCTACAAAAGCGAACTCTCTACATTTCCGATGCCAGTTAGAACTTTCACGAAACTAACCTCAAATCTTTATGAGAAGAGGATTTTCGGACTTCTTTATTTTGCTTCTTGGTGTTCTTGGAGTGCGAATTGAGTTCGTGATCCTCACCCAATAGCGAATTCTACTGAACTGACGATCAAGTATAGTCCTTTGATCTAATCGTGGAATGACCCTTTTCGGGGCTTATGCAAAAACACCCAGATTCCAGGGAGAATTTGAAATCCTGATGTCTCACTTGAGTGGGGCAACTAACGAGCCTCCCACTTGCTCCCCAGCCAGTTCACGGAGAACCACAGCCCACAGCCAATCAGGGCAGAGGCGAGGCTCCAGTAAAACTGATTTTCTGCGAGAGATGCAATGAAAATGCGGTTTTCCAGTCCAATCCACACATCCATCTTCTGCTTGTAAAGTAAATGCTCTTCTGGAGTGCTTCGAGGGTCAAACTCAGGCAGGACAATATTGGCTTCCTGGTACTGTCGCAAAAAATGCATCGAAAGGGGGCGTAACGCTCTGGGGATAGGGTGCATCATCACAAGATAGAAGCCAAGTGAGATGCCGATGGAGCCCAGGGTAAGCGCAAGAAAAATGAGGCGTTAATATGCTATGGAACTCCATTGTGTTAAAAGGGTTTCCCATGGCTACAGGTTTCAGCAAGACCCCTTCCTCACCAGCTTCCACTGATTCATCCTCGCCACTCCTGCCTGCTACGGATTGCGATCAGGCTTATGAGCAACTGACCGAGTGCTTTGAAGAGTTAACTGATCCACGGGGAGGCCAAGGTGTGCAGCATCCGTTTGTCAGTATCGTCGTGATCGGACTATTGGCCAGTTTAGGTGGCGCACAGGGATGGGAAGACATTGAAACCTATGGTATGAGTCATCAGAGTTGGTTGTCGAGTTTTCTGAGCTTACCGTCCGGGATACCGACAGCAGACACCTATCGACGAGTGTTTGAGCGTATTAGCCCCGCTGCCTTTGAGCGGAGTTTCCAGAACTGGCTGGATCATGTGGTGACGGCCCTCGGCGCTCAAGTGATCCCGATTGATGGCAAACAACTCAGAGGCTCTTATGACCGCAATCAAGACCAATCTGCCTTGCATCTGGTCAGTGCTTGGGCCAGTGAGTATCGATTGTTTCTGGGACAGGTCAAAGTCGAGGACAAGAGCAATGAAATTACGGCGATCCCAGCCCTTTTAGAGCTGTTAGACATTGCCGGGTGCATTATCACCATTGATGCGATGGGGACTCAGCACGAGATTGCCTGTCGCATTCAGGCCAAAGGCGCAGACTATGTACTGGCCCTCAAAGAGAATCATCCCACGCTGTTTGAGCAGGTTGAGCAATGGTTTGAAACGGCTGAAGCGAATGAGTTTAAGGGCATTGAGTACAGCTATGATGTGCGGGTGGAAGCCGGACACCATCGTCGCGAGAAACGACAAGTTTGGGCGGTGTCCCTTCAAAAATGGGTCCTCTGTACAAGCAGGCGCAGTGGAAGGGCTTGCAAAGCATCGTCAAGGTCGCT
The sequence above is a segment of the Acaryochloris sp. CCMEE 5410 genome. Coding sequences within it:
- a CDS encoding DUF4277 domain-containing protein, translated to MSDAVQISSERVDDIPLIVEWLKQMQIVEWMDQELKQPHGNRKGLSYGQLSVLLLTYIMTQADHRLCGAESWVTSHRQILELATGWGIGEKDATDDRLARMVEEVGQAEEACRQIEVNLGQHVIRAYELPTEVARADTTSFSVHHRSDESAERVCSVLGTPR
- a CDS encoding transposase, translating into MFSCTHDGTTSVLAKQWVFNPPSPSTEIRLPTQDANEAAVGKGFEVELGQFWYHPDTQEWVQWHERYLVVYSQSFAAAQIQGLQQRLERAQNALDKLAAKPGKEPEELNLKVEAILKRHRVKEFFCVSLNVETDTQNRYMGPGRPIRNSVKKEVTQIRLHLHIERDTDAIEQAKQLAGWRLYVTNAPISQLPLPQAVLYYREEWLVERGFHRFKRGRLPALPIYFQNQNRIVGLMFLLTLALKAFTLVEFVVRRALQAAEESLAGLYDGNPKRATQRPSTEKLFKAFDQITLYLLPDLTRFITPLSDLQKQILRLMKMPESLYLPHPIQHKT